The DNA window CTGGTTTctggaaaatgaaaatcagaAAATCACTTGTAGGTCTCTTCAATATTCAATCGATTCTCGTGTTCTTCTCTTCCGTTTCCTCTATCTTCGAATCGTTCATATGGCAGATTTCGTAAATTCGATCGAAATTTCTGAGCCGGTGGACTTTTCAGTTGTTTGCTCGATAATTTTCCTGGTTGGGAATTGGGAAATGCAAAAACCATGTGCTCGGCTCGGCAATAACATCTCTCGAGAACTGAAAGAGATACGAGATGGTTAAAACACGAGAACGGCACGCGAGATATCGTGATTATGATTGGCAATCAGAAGGACTAATCAAAAGGTGCCACGTGTCTGTTTTAGACAGATGTACAGTGCAGTTTGTGGTACTGATGGgtgaaacaaattttattttagagcGGTGAGATGGATGACACGTGTACGAAGGAGGATGAAAAGGAGGATCGGACGGCTACGATGTGGTGGAGGGTACGTGGTGGCGCGTGGACAGTCTGGCAGCATTTTAAGTAGGTGGGGAGAGGGATGTGCGAAATGAATAAAAGCTGtcaacaaatacaaatttgtCTACCTCCTTATtattcctctctctccctcattttttaataataaatatattaattataaatttattttctcaactGTTAAatgtactaaaaaataaattatgaatattaaaaaaagtactctttttaactttttacttcttctatatttttaattatcaatacatttattaattttgaaaaatataatatgttaGGAAAATGTAGTTGtaattataattactttttcaaatatttttattattaagggacttaacaaaattaaaaattgagaaattaaataccataaatacaaaaatttcaatatttaaattacaattttactGAAAttgtaaaagtaaaattttttatttatccaaacggagattttaatatctaaccttaaaaaaaagaaataaaaaagaaaattaaagtgAAACGTGGGCCCAAATAGTGCCACCTGTACTCTCTATAGGGACCATAATAAAATGAAGAGGCATGGGCTGCcatatttctatatttaatattattaaaaatatttcaatacaTATTTAACCgatttaaatatcatttaaattttaaatatgtattttaattaatgcatataatttatttaattatttcagtTTGAATGTAtcaatacaataaataaattttctaggttgattttaactttcaaattaaataatttttttttaatttatctaataatttaaatactttatGTTTTTTACCTATTACAATGGCGGGAATCTTATGAATCTACAAATTACAAACtcaaatgatacaaaattaattaatcaattttgacGGAAGAATGACTAAGTCATTGATCATCTAGTAAACAATTTACTTATAATTCAATCATTAATCAAGTCTCTCTCGGGGCAATGAGAGAATGAGACTCTATTGTTCAAGTTCTAAAATCAACATTTAAAAGAACTACTCATTTATTTACCCTTACACGGAAATGAGTGAATTTAATCTCGTGAATTGTGTTTCTAAATTCCTATTTggtcaaatttaaaaaatagtaaactTATTAAACTACTATAAAACTAGTTATCACTCATGCAAATCAAAAGACAAATTCTCATATAACTCACTTCGGAATAAAATTGAGTTGCATATGATTATgttgtaaaatattaataatttcaattaataaatttatagataaattaaatatttggtgctataattttatatcaacCGAATTGTATAGAATATTTATACTcacatttttttcatattaacattttggatcaaatcatttgtaataaattagAAGTGGGTCGtataaataatgttattatttttaaagactTAATATTCCTAAATCAAAATCAGTGGGCCcacaattttgttattattttccttaaaaaaatattttttttcatatttccaAAAAGTATGAACAAAAAGTGACCTAATTTTGAGGACTTCGCcctttttcaactttaaacataatatataattgtatttttataaCTAAGTTTTGAAGTCTGTgttcatactttttttttttttttttttttttttttttttttttttttttttttttttttttttttttNAACTAtgagtataataataataataataattgaaatatataatttgttgttgaaaatattgaggaaaaaaaggataattttataaacaaaattggtGCGTAATAAATATAAAGCAAATGGCACTTATGAacttattaatttgtttataatttattgttaataatattatctGTTGAAAGTGGAGTGTGACACCAAAGCCAACAGaatcaatttctttctaatcTGCCGACTAaccttttacttttcttctcCATCTTTTGGCTGCAACATAATTGGATTTTGCTGATCTAAATTCcctgaaataaataaataaataaaaatggatagAATTTTGGTCAAAACAATTAAATCCTTCATGCTATGGAGCCAAAAGAGTAATCTAGAATTATgctacaaaaattcaaaaagaatatactcctctctttctatatatatatatatatataaaaagacaGATTGAGAGTATTATTCATCATCGAGGTCTATCTTGTTTGATACGCCATCTTAATTTCAGtggtttaataaaaatttataaaaatatacaaatttcgaatttgaaactttaaaaggagaattatattaaaaaatatctgattttattttgttaatatcaataatataatatattataaattatatgatattgtaaCCTAATAAGATCATAAtaccaatttaatttatatgtttGTGTCTATTTAGTATCTAAAGTTTCAGAAGTATCTAATAAATTCCTAGACTTCAATGGTATGTCTACAtgtttctaaacttttaaattgtttataaatcattataaattataattttgtgtatgataaatctctaaaaaaaatttagtatttactCAACctaaaagattcaaatttagtGACTTCATTACCCACAAAACAATTTCATgtataataaatcaatttttttaaaaaaataaatatataaaaacatactagacataaaaaaatatatataaaattgaaacttcaaaaatataatttctcaataatataaaaaaaaagatatatacataatatattAGTTAGAAGTCCTCTTAAAACTTATTAGATATAGAATTGAAAGTTTGCGAATAAGCACATTTCTTATACCTTCATCGCGAATAAGCACATTTCTTATACCTTCATCCATATCAAAGCTTCGAGACCTCCcctgatttcaattttaattacattcCATATTATATGATgggtataaattaaaatgacaGCCCTTTCACTTGGAACATTAatgttgtataaaaaaaacaattaattatgaGAAACTGATTACTATTTACTTTTTAGACTCaagaaactatttttaatttttttttttttttgtttttgtagggAAGAAAAAAGTAGAGAGTCAAATCAATCCCTATCTTGCTACAGATTCTTAATCCCAAAAAGTCTCCTGCTTTCCCTGTTTGTCACGGTCATAGAAAGGCACTCATGCAGACCACCCTATATTACATATGATTccatacaaataaattaaaatgaatatacaAAAACGTATATATCCTATTTTGGTTTAAAGGTTTGTTCCATTTTGGCCTCTTTTAAtccctaaattaaaaaaaataaccatgtAGTCCATTGACTATCATAATACCTATTTTCATCTCTACActttcaccaaaaaaaaagtttaaaaggtATTTAGGATATTCCCACTCGTCCATAATCAAAAAAAGAGATGAGATTACTGTATGTGGCAGTCTCATCTTATAATCACGTATTTACGTAAAATTCCAAAACACCAATGATAtgcttcaaataaattaactgttaatttaacaaatcttgataaataaattaaaatattaaaaatattggttagataattatttaaatttttatagttttttttttctatctaaagaattagattaaaaaaaaatggtaatttttaaaactaaataattatctaaTCCAAACAAGtttaataatctttaaaatatataaataagtaaaaaaaaaaaaaaaaaaccatccttaaaattaattgaattactaaaaaaaaaacttttgtggttgaaaatatttatttaaaaaaattaagatttaaaaggcatacttatattattaaattttccaAACACGTGTTTTAAACCCATCCAAAAATTCATCCAATTTACATGTtgtctttaaaaatatattatctacctaactaactaattaattaaaaagtcggataaattcacatttttttaaaatcatatttttctaGGTTGATCTAAATACCATTAtttgataatcatttaaaagctccattgattttcttttttgggtcATTTTCTCTAcgataaatttcaaatttttttaaaaaatgttataatttataaaccaaattaaaatatatatatatatatatatatatataNACAAACCCAGACATTGTAAGCgaaatatttttgaaggtATAAGACCATACTCAAATTTAAACCTAAAAGGGAACTTGGCTAAATAAGAGAGATGACGCTGCTTTATCTAAGTTATATGTTCAGTCACAGTTATTTTTCCAACACTCATCCAGACTGACACCTCTTTTTTTTGGCTTAAAAGTCAGTGGGCTAAAAGGCCAAGGAAAGCAGTGCAGTGCAGGAGGAAGGAGGGAGGGGCTGGTGAAGGTTGCGTGCAAACTGGCTGAAGTTCCCCACTTTTGCAAGTCGTGGGGAATACATCAGAAGACTCCAATggaaaaacaaagtaaaattaagtttagaaTAAGAACGAACCATTTGAAGCGTCTAGAAAAGCTTACCAGCACCAAGTTGCAGCTCAGTTCACATAGTTGGCTCGGCTGGCATAAAGTCACCATGATGTACCGAAAGAGAATAAGTTGGGCCATCAACAAAAGAAATCCTTTGTCGGCCAACGGGCAGGGTCCCATGTCACTTTCTACACCATCAGTTCTTTGTCAGTGTCAGGCACCAGCTGATTGGGCAATGCCATCAAAGCGTCATGTGCTCTTTTAGACTTAGGAAGGCATCCAAAGTGAAGGAACCCAAAAACAGTAAACTCAAAGAAAGCGGTAAGTTTActgaaattaacaaaatttcacaattttacTTCACATGGATAAGTGCTCCACGTATCTAAATAGAAGGGTTCAAACTCAATTGTTtttaatagagagagagagagaggaatcACAAAGAAAATAGCGGAACTTGATATTCAGATAGAGAACAGGGAAAGtaaagtaaacaaaaaattacaCCTATGCACCATCCGGTTGGATAAAGGGGTTAGCAATCTCGTCTGTACCATCAACTGGAGACACAAGCATTACGGCAGTCCCCCTGCAGACCTGCAGTGAATGGCATGCAAATTGATCATACAGGCTTGTACCCAAAAATAAACACAAGTTTGGAACTAAGAAGCACGCCTTATAGAACACTTATTTTCTCATTCTGCATATGCACGCTTAAGATGAGCcgatttttcactttttactcgtgataaaataatttaaaattttcaacaaatttttcataataaatagTTAACCATGCACTAaccctcaaaataaaaaaaataaaaaaaagagcaaGAGAAAGCGTGAGAAGTTTAACATGGTGCAAGTGATAGCAGGGACGAATGGTTGCACAATGCACAAGAATAtacaaatattcaaatgatAGAAACATGCTCGGCTAGAACATATAGGCCTTTTGTCCGGTAATTAAGACCATCTAATCTGTTTAGCGCACAGATAATTGCAATTGTCAAAATAAAGTCCAAAGCTGCAtgcttaaataataatactcTGCAGAAAAATGATAAATCTGTTCATGGCATCCAAGGCTCTAATCATAGGTGCCTTATTTTAAACGATAACTAAAATATGTAGATAGTAAGAATCATACAATTAGGCCAAGACGTCTGGTTTGATCTGTTGTCTTCAACGGATCATCAGAATCTGCCGAAAAAAGTCAATATAACAGATATTTCCTGGTGTAaggataatattttaacttacTACTCATTCAAAAAAGTGCCATATAAACAAGAAGTAAAAGGCCATTACTAccacacaaaaaaaacatgacTGCCTAGTTGGTCAACCGAAAAGAATTTAGATATTAAGAAAGTGGGGCATAGgaccaaaatcaaaacaatagAAACATATCACCACCAAACTAAATCATCTGAAtttgggaaaataaaaaaccttgCCCTTGGGAAAGAGCCTTTTAAAAGTTGTTATGATGTGTAATATGACCtagattaaaatatcattttggtcCATGTACTTTGGgtctcattttattttagtttatgcATGTCCAAATGTCCAAATTTAgttcttctatttttaataaatcttaatattaGTTCCTAACAGATAGTTTATTATTAACTTATTAAAAAGTAATGTAATTTCTATTAGCCTCCCCTCTATAATTTTTGGAATCATATCCACAttgtatatttttcttgaatgaaaaacattgttattattttgttaagtttgttaaaaattagtttcaaATCAACAATAGAgagtaatttaaagttttattgaaattataagGCCTAGATTTTAAGATTTGAAAGTACAGGGACTAGAATGGGAAGAAATCCAAAGTACATGAACCATAATAGTATTTTAAGATATGAACTAtgatgcaaaaaaaaaaaaaaaaaaaaaaaaNCCATGAACTCATTTACTAATTCATAAATGAACTTTATAGTACCCATTATAATACTTCTTTACAAGTCCTAGAATGTTGGAGAAATGGCTCTCCGAGGCTATTTGGAAAGCTTGGGCTGCAAAGAAGGTCTAGTTTGTTCTTGAACCTTGGTGCTACGGAATATGAAATATCAACACCACGGGACAGGACTCATCAGAAGTGCCCTTGTAAAGTATAGGCTCCTAAGTGGTACCTTCTTAACAAAGCAAATTTTGAGGATTAATAGCACGACCTGCCTAGTCTGTCCTTGTTGGCATAAGCTACTGGAAGTTTCCGGCTTTCAATGGTGCTTCCACACATATAATCAGGCCTTGTTACAAGAGTCTGTGATAGTACTAGTAAGGAACATATTGGGAATATTAGGAGTAAGGACATAGTGGTAATTAGTTAGGGGCTAACTTGGTTATAAATATGGGGAGTTAGGGACATTATAAGATCATTTTTGGTGAGGATTGTTCATTGTGGGACTTCGGAGAGAGATAACCCTCTTAAAAAGCGATTAGATATGGTAATTTCTTCATTGATAATGCAATATagttatttttctgttttgttgtgTTCTTGTGTTTGGTTGACGAACATAGTCTTTGTGAGCATACGTCCAAATAGGATGTTGTGGTTCAAACTCCTCAAAGCTTTTTTGTGGGAGCTTTGGAAGTAGAGACAAAAatattaccttttttttttctctctaaaaaaaattacgaacACAAGATGTGGAGCTTAGATAAATTCTGAGAGCTTCTAGGTTTTGCCTctaatttgtatatttttccAGGCTTTCATTAGTCAAGGTGCAGTGTGTAAGGGGAGAGCGAACAATGTCAGTTGGTGGGTGTCATACTTGGGGCTGGCGGTGAGGTTGTTAGTCATATTTGTGGGTGTACATAAGCTAAATAGTTGCGGTGATTTTGGTAGGAAATGCTGGGTGGGAGGCTCTTGAAACTTCCTTTAACATGTACCCCCACTGATGATAAATAATATAGaggtttttgtttctaatataACCGGGAGTTGAAGCTTTGCTCTCCTATTTCCGAGGGCACCAGCACCCACCCCAAGGCCTGGACCGGGGAGATGAGATTGCtcatcttcctcttttttccATGCCTTTTGAATGAATGTGATTACAGAGATTGTTATAGATTTGCACGTATTTGCAACTTTTATTCAAACAAATCTTATAATAGTGTATGGGTACAcaaataaaatccaaaatgaTGTTATGCAAAGATTTACAAGATAAtaatgcagattgaagatacAAATTTATGCAACAgcctaaaataaatttaaatatatccaatattcaaagtaaaaataaaaataaaataaaataactattcATATAGTCCATAATGCCAATGACAtccatttttctattgaaagatagaaaaaaaacGTATCGATTGCAAATATGCTTAAAGAAAACatgtaaaacaaaataacGTTTCAATATGAAAGGCCTTTACTACACTGCCATATCTTAATCCGTTAAATCGGCAGAACAGAAATCTTTGTCTATTCTTATAGAAAAACTGTTTGTTTGCTTATGTTACttctaaattaaatacttaATTTGTGCTTCTTCATCCAATatcaaatgattttttttttctttttctaaatttccCGTACATTTAAAATAGCAGGAAggtgaaaataaataagaaaagttATATGAATGCTGCTAATCAATTTCCATCGAGCTTTCAGTCTATACGTTTATAAAATTCCACAAATCTCATCTATTCGGCCAGTATCCAGTTAATTGGTTACCTCTTAAAAACTCTATAGCTTCATCCAGCACAAGGTTCAGCAATTGATCATATCCTTTTAGCGTTCCAGTAACTGTCAATGGAAAATAAGGCTCATAAGGCACTTTTCTTGAATTTAAgaacaacaaattaaaaaaaaaaaagaaaaaagacatCGAACATTCAATTATGTGCCTCGGTCCTCTTCAACGCAACACACGAACAGTTGAATAAAAATCTTGCTAATCGGAAAGCAATGAATTGTATCCAAGTGGCAGTAATACTATTAACCATAATTAATAGAAACAACCTTGTCTGCCGCCGGTAAGCTTCACTTGGACGCCCTTGTCTACAAACTTAGCCAAATCCAGAacagtttcttttcttccagACTGATAAAACAAACGATACGAATACCACATTATACTTCGTAATCAACCAGCATCAATATCCTAATTGAACAAATCATTCAGAAATTTACCATCACGATAGCGTTTTCGCAACTCCTCAGTAAAATTAAAGGCACCAGAAACCTGAAATATCcgagaaatgaaacaaattacGACGAgcgaaaaataaaattccatCTGCTGGTCGATTCAAATAATCTCGACGAAGTTAGGGCATCATGCATCTGGAAATCAATATTGAAAAACTGGAAGCTACACCGAGCAAAAGAACAACGAATAAAACCGAAATTTGTGTGAAGAAGAGGAATGAATTGGAGCTTACTTTCAATGGAAGTGGTGAGGAGCGGAAAGAATGTGCCCTAAATTTGCTCGTTGAGAGAAATGGTCGATGGCGGGAAAGGTACCCCTCCAAACAATAGACAGTTGGACTCCGGCCCAATTTTCTCTTCCGGCCCGATCATGTGAttccaataaatttaattatgaaaataaaa is part of the Cucurbita pepo subsp. pepo cultivar mu-cu-16 chromosome LG03, ASM280686v2, whole genome shotgun sequence genome and encodes:
- the LOC111790011 gene encoding sm-like protein LSM7 → MSGRKETVLDLAKFVDKGVQVKLTGGRQVTGTLKGYDQLLNLVLDEAIEFLRDSDDPLKTTDQTRRLGLIVCRGTAVMLVSPVDGTDEIANPFIQPDGA